In Leptospira sp. WS58.C1, a single genomic region encodes these proteins:
- a CDS encoding ClpP family protease, giving the protein MTDTLVEPIQFPGLRLEDNQLKERKIFLWGQVDDLSAKHVVERLLYLSNQDPEKDITLVINSPGGANTSGMSILDTMDLIPNDVSTVCMGLAASFGALLLLSGTKGKRFAFPHSRIMLHQPHVPGTYQAKATDIGIFASMIERDKKEINRIVSERTGQPLEVVERDTDRDLWLTPSEAKIYGVIDGVLENWK; this is encoded by the coding sequence ATGACAGACACTTTAGTTGAACCGATCCAATTTCCGGGACTTCGCCTGGAGGACAACCAGCTCAAAGAGAGGAAAATTTTTCTTTGGGGACAAGTGGACGATCTTTCCGCAAAACATGTGGTGGAGCGTCTATTATATCTTTCTAATCAAGATCCGGAAAAGGATATTACTCTTGTAATCAACAGTCCGGGAGGTGCAAACACTTCCGGTATGTCCATTCTAGATACTATGGATCTGATCCCGAATGATGTGAGTACCGTTTGTATGGGACTTGCTGCAAGTTTCGGTGCATTACTTCTTCTTTCCGGGACAAAAGGAAAAAGGTTCGCGTTCCCACATAGCAGGATCATGCTACACCAACCTCATGTTCCGGGAACCTACCAAGCAAAGGCCACCGATATCGGGATCTTTGCTTCCATGATTGAAAGAGATAAAAAGGAGATCAATCGTATCGTTTCCGAAAGAACAGGTCAACCCTTGGAAGTTGTGGAAAGGGATACCGATCGGGATTTGTGGCTCACACCTTCGGAAGCAAAAATATACGGTGTGATCGACGGGGTATTGGAGAACTGGAAATAG
- a CDS encoding ATP-binding protein produces the protein MKNRELVLLLEKAFFPAQEGILILEPGSYSILGSNPKACSILGYDPDGLKKLSLSNLLARPDSIGSYGNGAEELGISLLWNLRKRDGTLLLADFTINAFSQSPNSPLIFHIYQRSEIREIELRLYYLQSILRSLRLLKLNLRSLRLSSESTLFQKICDTLKENPHYSLVWGFYRREDGTDQILIQSDLDSKWRKNLEIAWEEKKSKSPFETLLDGKEQFHIHEFGSNLYPEWEEALVAKDFRRSLSLIIREEGKIIGGIQIISRENMAFDSGENYLYFEIVEDLLSSLQYLRIEKQRRETAKILQFQGALLNSLEVPLLSTDDEGFITYVNNNISTLLGISKEEIIGVQVRELLKLEPEAMDMILLGSRAETRITIRGRHEVPFLLASSSLKDDYGNRIGTILLLLDISEQKKNEELIRASEMKLRNLFASMNNGIVILDPQGKVLEVAPILKFFLFQFLNVDVDDEFPSLFPEEAQKGIMIKLEECIRTQRAAYFDFSMVLLGEEENYFSIKFLPLKKYQDFPVAAMLIFSDVTQTKILDRQLYETAKFASIGEIAAGIAHEVNNPLQSSLLYLEDLLEHEDPDPIERKKVYKRIEGAALRIRDLIKGLLDLGRRAPRKKELVSPYFILLRACELIEVSCKKNGIELKRVTNPELPQIHVAWQEIEQVLINCLVNAVNAISEMEHKPAVPLIQVSARKELYLNGEMVSFTIQDNGPGMNAEVAEKAFLPLYTTRRTKQGTGLGLTISQRIITDHGGTIHLESNPGQGTKVTVRVPVGKV, from the coding sequence ATGAAGAATCGGGAATTAGTTCTACTGTTAGAGAAGGCCTTCTTTCCCGCCCAGGAAGGGATTCTAATTTTAGAACCCGGCAGTTACAGTATACTCGGTTCCAATCCAAAGGCTTGTTCCATCTTGGGTTACGATCCTGATGGACTAAAAAAACTAAGCCTTAGCAATTTACTCGCTCGACCGGATAGTATCGGAAGTTACGGGAACGGAGCCGAGGAATTAGGCATCTCTCTTCTCTGGAATTTAAGAAAAAGGGACGGCACACTTCTTCTTGCCGATTTTACGATCAACGCTTTTTCCCAATCCCCTAACTCACCGTTAATTTTTCATATCTACCAAAGATCGGAGATCAGAGAGATAGAACTTCGATTATATTATCTACAGAGTATCTTGCGAAGTCTCCGACTTTTAAAACTGAATTTACGATCTCTCCGCTTAAGTTCCGAGAGTACATTATTTCAAAAAATCTGCGATACTCTGAAAGAAAATCCTCATTATAGTTTGGTTTGGGGTTTTTATAGAAGAGAAGACGGAACGGATCAAATACTGATTCAATCCGATCTGGATTCTAAGTGGAGAAAGAATTTAGAGATCGCTTGGGAAGAAAAAAAGTCCAAATCTCCATTCGAAACTCTTTTAGACGGAAAGGAACAATTTCATATTCATGAATTCGGTTCTAATCTGTATCCTGAATGGGAAGAAGCATTAGTCGCCAAAGATTTCAGAAGGTCCTTAAGTTTGATTATTCGCGAAGAAGGTAAAATTATAGGCGGGATCCAGATCATTTCAAGGGAGAACATGGCTTTCGATTCCGGAGAGAACTATTTGTATTTCGAGATAGTGGAAGATCTACTTTCTTCTCTGCAATATTTGCGGATCGAAAAACAAAGAAGAGAAACGGCAAAAATCCTACAATTCCAAGGGGCCCTATTAAATTCGCTGGAAGTCCCTCTTTTGTCGACGGATGACGAAGGATTTATCACTTATGTGAATAATAACATCAGTACCTTATTAGGTATTTCTAAAGAAGAAATCATAGGTGTCCAGGTAAGAGAACTTCTGAAATTGGAACCGGAAGCGATGGATATGATCCTTTTAGGTTCCAGAGCGGAGACCAGGATCACGATCCGAGGCAGACATGAAGTTCCTTTTTTATTAGCTTCTTCTTCCCTAAAAGACGATTATGGGAATAGGATCGGAACCATATTGCTTCTTTTGGATATTTCCGAGCAGAAGAAGAACGAAGAACTGATCCGAGCTTCCGAGATGAAACTCAGGAACTTATTCGCCTCCATGAATAATGGGATCGTAATATTGGATCCACAAGGCAAAGTGTTGGAAGTAGCCCCGATTCTGAAATTTTTCTTATTTCAATTCTTGAACGTGGATGTGGATGACGAATTTCCCTCTCTTTTCCCGGAAGAGGCTCAAAAAGGGATCATGATAAAATTAGAGGAATGTATCCGCACTCAAAGAGCGGCCTATTTCGACTTCTCCATGGTATTATTAGGAGAGGAAGAAAATTACTTTTCTATAAAGTTCCTTCCGCTCAAAAAATACCAGGACTTCCCTGTTGCCGCAATGTTAATATTCTCCGACGTGACACAGACCAAAATTTTGGATAGGCAATTGTACGAAACCGCAAAATTCGCATCAATCGGCGAGATCGCTGCGGGAATCGCTCACGAAGTAAATAATCCTCTACAATCCAGTTTATTATATCTGGAAGATCTATTAGAACATGAGGATCCGGATCCTATAGAAAGAAAAAAAGTATACAAAAGAATAGAAGGTGCTGCCTTGCGGATCAGAGATCTGATCAAAGGACTTTTGGATCTAGGAAGAAGGGCTCCGAGAAAAAAGGAACTGGTCTCTCCTTATTTTATTCTCCTGAGAGCATGCGAACTCATCGAGGTAAGTTGTAAAAAGAATGGAATCGAATTGAAACGAGTTACTAATCCGGAACTTCCTCAAATCCATGTAGCTTGGCAAGAGATCGAACAGGTATTGATCAACTGTCTAGTAAATGCAGTTAACGCGATTTCCGAAATGGAACATAAACCGGCAGTTCCGTTGATACAAGTTTCCGCACGAAAAGAATTATATTTGAACGGAGAGATGGTGAGTTTTACCATTCAAGATAACGGCCCCGGAATGAACGCCGAAGTCGCAGAAAAGGCTTTTTTACCTTTGTATACGACTAGGAGAACCAAACAGGGAACGGGACTCGGATTGACTATCTCTCAACGGATCATCACCGATCACGGCGGAACCATTCACTTGGAATCCAATCCTGGACAAGGCACCAAGGTCACCGTCCGAGTACCCGTAGGAAAGGTATGA
- a CDS encoding NTP transferase domain-containing protein, whose amino-acid sequence MKAFFPCAGFGTRMGEWTKSLPKPLLKINNIPLIYYSLFHAKSWGVDDAILNIHYLGEKVKEELIGFKDFQLHFSTEFPEILGTGGGIRTGIEKFWNLQDDFLVLNPDFILFPEPGFNPWPNPEEQKTFDCILYLAKIPENSNYTGLSLKDDLIRFEAGGYFYLGLCWIKAECLSDLEPNRPYDLADTFRQLSAENRLGGKIFPGTFLDLGEKQFYEKYKDTDFSDRLSSEWKEFRKRISS is encoded by the coding sequence ATGAAGGCATTTTTTCCATGCGCAGGTTTCGGGACCAGGATGGGAGAATGGACCAAATCGCTGCCTAAACCACTATTAAAAATCAATAATATTCCTCTCATTTATTATTCTCTGTTTCACGCCAAATCTTGGGGAGTAGACGACGCGATCCTTAACATACATTATTTGGGAGAAAAAGTAAAAGAAGAGCTAATAGGTTTTAAAGACTTCCAACTACACTTCTCCACGGAATTTCCTGAAATATTAGGAACAGGAGGCGGAATTCGCACTGGAATCGAAAAATTTTGGAACTTACAAGATGACTTTTTAGTTTTAAATCCCGATTTCATTCTTTTCCCGGAACCCGGATTTAATCCTTGGCCGAATCCGGAAGAACAAAAAACATTCGATTGTATATTATATTTAGCTAAAATTCCCGAAAATTCGAATTATACCGGTCTGAGTTTAAAGGACGATCTGATCCGATTCGAAGCGGGAGGATATTTTTATCTGGGACTTTGTTGGATAAAAGCTGAATGTCTTTCCGATCTGGAGCCGAACCGACCTTATGACCTAGCGGATACGTTCCGTCAACTTTCCGCTGAAAATCGCCTAGGCGGAAAAATTTTCCCCGGAACATTTTTGGATCTGGGAGAAAAGCAGTTTTACGAGAAATACAAGGATACCGATTTTTCGGACAGGCTTTCCAGCGAATGGAAGGAGTTTAGGAAGAGAATTTCTTCTTAA
- the galK gene encoding galactokinase, with translation MTLSIRENLSSSLSRTFTDTPDLGSIRFFSAPGRVNIIGEHVDYAGGLVFPAAIDFRTHFAIRTNQLGLFRLYSLDFQSEFVTKDVTYSEERPWANYILGVVSEARKLGLNVEGFDLTFTGNIPQGAGLSSSAALEVGVAFALSKIFHWDITLEKIALLSQAAENHFVGVNCGIMDQFVIAVAKPSSCISLNTESLEYSYHSLDLPGYEFYLIDSQVPHSLKESAYNDRRKEVESATSKCNKLSPEVRTLSQADFSLIEKAGLTPNEYKRATHILGERSRAQNVIRSLKDKDAEKVGKELFSCHESLSKNFQVSCEETDFIVEWFRSENVLGARMIGGGFGGCVLVLDKEGRSSSLFSKFEKEYFQKFGLNAKLYKFSISEGVREDTYGPLQ, from the coding sequence ATGACTCTTTCTATCCGAGAGAATCTTTCTTCTTCTCTTTCCCGTACTTTTACCGATACCCCTGACCTTGGTTCCATTCGTTTTTTCTCCGCCCCGGGTAGGGTGAATATCATAGGAGAACATGTGGACTATGCGGGAGGTCTGGTCTTTCCTGCGGCAATCGATTTCAGAACCCACTTCGCGATCCGAACGAATCAACTCGGACTTTTCAGATTGTATTCTTTGGATTTCCAATCCGAATTTGTAACAAAAGATGTAACCTATTCCGAAGAAAGACCTTGGGCAAATTATATCCTAGGAGTTGTTTCAGAGGCACGTAAATTAGGTTTAAATGTAGAAGGTTTCGATCTTACCTTTACGGGAAATATTCCCCAAGGTGCGGGACTTTCCTCTTCTGCAGCGTTAGAAGTTGGGGTGGCATTTGCACTTTCTAAAATTTTTCACTGGGACATCACCCTAGAAAAGATCGCATTACTTTCGCAAGCCGCGGAAAATCATTTTGTAGGTGTTAACTGCGGGATCATGGATCAGTTTGTGATCGCTGTGGCGAAACCTTCTTCTTGTATTTCTCTGAATACGGAAAGTTTGGAATATTCTTATCACAGTTTGGATCTTCCCGGTTACGAATTCTATCTGATCGATTCTCAGGTCCCGCACAGTCTAAAGGAAAGTGCGTACAATGACAGAAGAAAAGAAGTAGAATCCGCGACTTCGAAATGTAATAAACTCTCTCCCGAGGTGCGGACTTTAAGCCAGGCGGACTTCTCCCTTATAGAAAAAGCAGGACTGACTCCCAACGAATACAAAAGAGCAACTCATATACTGGGCGAAAGATCCAGGGCTCAAAACGTTATCCGCTCCTTAAAGGATAAAGATGCAGAGAAGGTCGGAAAAGAATTGTTCTCTTGCCATGAATCACTTTCCAAAAACTTCCAAGTCTCCTGCGAAGAAACGGATTTTATCGTAGAATGGTTCCGTTCTGAAAACGTATTAGGAGCCAGAATGATAGGGGGAGGTTTCGGAGGTTGTGTCCTAGTTTTGGACAAAGAAGGCAGATCTTCTTCCTTATTCTCTAAATTCGAAAAGGAATATTTCCAAAAATTCGGACTAAATGCTAAGCTCTATAAATTCTCTATCTCGGAAGGTGTAAGAGAAGACACTTACGGTCCGCTCCAATAA
- a CDS encoding phosphotransferase — MNEVLSEIDFRFLSIDGNFPEKIDSLTPEASARRYYRATYPDGTTKILCKDQVFQHDFQEVGRFLEHHGFKVPKIYKTDVFNKLMLLSDEGDLDLSSVQDDAEYRNLLVKSLELLVSLQKTRPEPPVSTREFDYEKLNFENKFTYSSYTNFSEMFRLKTKLRPEVVFFLEESSGFLAEYKEKVFCHRDFHARNIMLSPSGELTLIDFQDARMGTPFYDLSSLLYDAYRPIPFAMRQGLFLLFLKLSENRFKKPKECYYLQCLQRSYKALGSYFMLVAEKKQDKYRKSVSNCLDNLLEIVQVGLFPDQLFLFFHLLKKELSNNTLFLEKL; from the coding sequence ATGAACGAAGTTTTAAGTGAGATAGATTTTCGTTTCCTCTCGATCGATGGAAACTTTCCGGAAAAAATCGACTCACTTACTCCGGAAGCCTCTGCACGTAGATATTATCGTGCAACATATCCAGACGGAACCACTAAGATCCTGTGCAAGGACCAAGTCTTTCAACATGACTTTCAAGAAGTGGGCCGTTTTTTAGAACACCACGGATTTAAGGTCCCTAAAATATATAAGACGGATGTGTTTAACAAGCTCATGCTTCTTTCCGACGAAGGAGATTTGGACTTAAGTTCCGTACAAGACGATGCGGAATATAGGAATCTTTTAGTAAAATCTTTGGAATTACTGGTTTCGCTCCAAAAAACCAGGCCAGAACCTCCCGTTTCGACCCGTGAATTCGACTATGAAAAGTTAAATTTCGAGAATAAGTTTACGTATTCTTCATATACCAATTTTTCCGAGATGTTCCGACTGAAGACCAAACTCAGACCGGAAGTCGTTTTTTTCCTGGAAGAATCTTCCGGATTTTTAGCGGAATATAAAGAGAAGGTTTTCTGCCATCGGGATTTTCACGCGAGAAACATCATGCTTTCCCCATCCGGAGAATTGACGTTGATCGATTTCCAAGACGCAAGAATGGGGACCCCGTTTTATGATCTTTCCAGTCTGTTATACGACGCTTATAGACCGATCCCGTTTGCCATGAGACAGGGACTCTTTCTTCTTTTTTTAAAACTGAGCGAGAATAGATTCAAAAAACCTAAAGAATGTTATTATTTGCAATGTTTACAAAGATCCTACAAGGCTCTTGGATCTTATTTCATGTTGGTGGCAGAGAAAAAACAGGACAAGTATAGAAAGAGTGTATCCAATTGCTTGGATAATCTACTGGAGATCGTGCAAGTGGGACTATTTCCGGATCAACTCTTCCTATTCTTTCATCTCTTAAAAAAAGAATTATCAAACAATACACTATTCTTGGAAAAACTCTAA
- a CDS encoding response regulator codes for MTREKNPNVLIIDDEAEIRTALERVISREGYHVFLAEDFESAMRIVRDYAVDIVISDILMGGKDGIEVAREIKKYNSNIPVILITGNPQLHTAEEALRNKVFDYISKPVSRQNILAALENARKEKEDRDRKSKKIIKAVREKTHLAQQSKDLNYRNSLILETTGDCVITLDEDLLIRGANEATIRNFGYEENEIVGQKITLLISEENTDAYLERIAHLMSRKSDHNIARLHNAELVSRSGEKFNFDISVCRYELNGKTYYTGIARDITQKNIISEKLIDAERRAFLTTIASSIGHEINNALTAIQGFIEVARLPDADEPIKDKAISVTWNQITKLKNLTFNLLQLGKPGDTGRDKETLDLNEVVESVIEVFRKTTRLKYCEIIFNRNPDKTPVHSNADQLSLLFSNIFLNSADATDNKGRIEISVGEKNHHPMVKIKDNGVGMSKDILNKIFQPYFTTKKTGQGTGLGMFVAKEIADVFGIRIEIDSEPEKGTEFRLVFPDKL; via the coding sequence ATGACAAGGGAAAAAAATCCCAACGTCCTGATCATTGACGACGAAGCGGAAATCAGGACCGCTCTAGAACGTGTGATCTCCAGAGAAGGATATCATGTTTTTCTTGCCGAAGATTTCGAATCCGCAATGAGGATCGTAAGGGATTATGCGGTGGATATCGTAATTTCCGATATCCTAATGGGCGGCAAAGACGGGATCGAAGTCGCAAGAGAGATAAAAAAGTATAATTCCAATATTCCGGTCATTCTTATCACAGGCAATCCTCAACTGCATACTGCGGAAGAAGCTCTTAGAAATAAAGTATTCGATTATATTTCCAAACCGGTAAGTAGGCAAAATATCTTAGCGGCGTTGGAGAATGCACGCAAAGAAAAAGAAGACAGAGATAGAAAATCCAAAAAGATCATAAAGGCAGTTCGGGAGAAGACCCATCTCGCACAACAATCTAAAGATTTAAATTATCGTAATAGTTTGATTTTAGAAACTACCGGAGATTGTGTGATCACTCTGGACGAGGATCTGCTCATCCGAGGTGCAAACGAAGCCACAATCCGAAATTTCGGATATGAAGAAAATGAGATCGTAGGACAAAAGATCACACTTCTAATCTCCGAGGAAAACACGGATGCGTATCTGGAAAGGATCGCTCACTTAATGAGCCGTAAATCCGACCATAATATCGCCAGATTACATAACGCGGAATTGGTGAGCAGAAGCGGAGAAAAATTCAATTTTGATATTTCCGTATGTAGATACGAACTAAACGGTAAAACTTATTACACAGGGATAGCAAGAGATATCACTCAAAAGAATATTATCTCCGAAAAATTGATCGATGCGGAGAGAAGAGCATTTTTAACTACGATCGCCTCAAGCATTGGACATGAAATAAATAACGCACTTACTGCTATCCAAGGTTTTATAGAAGTTGCAAGACTACCCGACGCGGATGAACCGATCAAAGATAAGGCGATCTCCGTTACCTGGAATCAGATCACTAAATTAAAGAACCTGACTTTCAACCTGCTTCAACTCGGAAAACCGGGAGATACAGGCAGAGACAAAGAAACCTTAGACCTGAATGAAGTAGTGGAATCCGTAATTGAAGTTTTTAGAAAGACCACTCGTTTAAAATATTGTGAAATAATCTTTAACAGAAATCCCGACAAAACACCGGTTCATTCTAACGCGGACCAGTTAAGCCTTTTATTCTCTAATATCTTTCTAAATTCTGCGGATGCGACAGATAATAAAGGAAGAATAGAGATCTCCGTGGGAGAAAAAAATCATCATCCAATGGTCAAGATCAAGGATAACGGAGTCGGAATGAGCAAGGATATTTTGAATAAGATCTTCCAACCTTACTTTACGACTAAAAAAACAGGCCAAGGAACAGGCCTCGGAATGTTCGTGGCAAAAGAAATTGCCGACGTATTCGGCATCCGAATAGAAATCGATTCGGAGCCGGAAAAAGGTACCGAATTCCGCTTGGTCTTTCCGGACAAATTGTAG
- a CDS encoding RNA polymerase sigma factor, with amino-acid sequence MRDFKVLVTEASKGEEPAWTELMTRFEKYVSSQAVKRIRDQSKAEDLSQEVFLEAWKVLPTLRQPEAFPFLLRRLVLKHSDRILRKKDLLGTELNPEITKAAPRSGDSWRTEVLDALEELPNEEKQLLNLRYFGELSYEEITEKTGIPIGNLKNRLRRSRELLRRQLLNKSDRKDWLEVLHGPMAIAS; translated from the coding sequence ATGCGCGATTTTAAAGTACTAGTCACAGAAGCTTCCAAAGGAGAAGAACCGGCTTGGACGGAGTTAATGACCCGTTTCGAAAAATACGTAAGTAGCCAAGCCGTCAAAAGAATCCGGGACCAATCCAAAGCGGAGGATCTAAGCCAAGAAGTATTTTTAGAAGCTTGGAAAGTCCTCCCAACGCTGAGGCAGCCGGAAGCGTTTCCGTTCTTACTCAGAAGGTTGGTACTGAAACATTCGGATCGTATCTTAAGAAAAAAAGATCTGCTTGGGACCGAATTAAATCCGGAAATCACCAAGGCCGCACCTCGTTCCGGAGATAGCTGGAGAACGGAAGTGTTAGATGCATTAGAAGAACTTCCTAACGAAGAGAAACAACTTTTGAACCTGAGATATTTCGGCGAGTTGAGCTACGAAGAGATCACCGAAAAAACAGGGATCCCGATCGGCAATTTGAAAAACCGTTTGAGAAGAAGTAGGGAATTATTACGCAGACAACTTTTGAATAAATCGGATAGAAAAGATTGGTTGGAAGTCCTACATGGACCTATGGCAATCGCTTCTTGA
- a CDS encoding glucose-6-phosphate isomerase, which produces MAFSLEINDRFASEFADPQSFELLLKESGSALQNLLSGKSPGSEFLGWVRLPQQIQKSELERIHSEAQRFRKQSETIVVIGIGGSYLGTKAVIEASKPYFKSPSLGSPEIVYAGHHLDARYHFELLEYLEKREFSINVVSKSGTTTEPALAFRLLWDLAKKKYGAKAKDRIVATTDSSKGALRKMSDELGFTTFSIPDNVGGRYSVLTPVGLFPIAAAGVDIFAFWEGFSEAADFLISETSPHKNTACIYSAYRNLFYNSGKKIEVIANYNPSIRTLTEWWKQLFGESEGKEGKGIFPASVELTTDLHSLGQYLQEGERNIFETVLYSKNTAAKVLIPKDGDDLDGLNFLASKNLEEVNLQAFLGTLVAHSEGGIPCLEILFSDTGPNSLGQMMYFFELACGVSGNVLGVNPFDQPGVEAYKKNMFALLGKPGFENLRESLRKKGV; this is translated from the coding sequence ATGGCCTTTTCTTTAGAAATAAACGATAGATTTGCCTCGGAGTTTGCGGATCCCCAATCTTTCGAACTCTTATTAAAAGAGTCGGGTTCTGCGTTACAAAATCTTTTGTCCGGCAAATCTCCAGGTTCCGAATTTTTAGGCTGGGTGCGACTTCCCCAACAGATCCAAAAATCAGAATTAGAACGAATTCATTCCGAGGCACAAAGATTCAGAAAACAATCCGAAACGATCGTAGTGATCGGGATCGGAGGTTCTTATCTGGGAACCAAGGCAGTGATAGAGGCTTCCAAACCGTATTTCAAATCTCCTAGTTTGGGATCACCCGAGATCGTTTATGCGGGACATCATTTAGATGCACGTTATCATTTTGAACTTTTAGAATATCTAGAGAAAAGGGAATTTTCCATCAATGTGGTTTCCAAGTCCGGGACCACTACCGAACCTGCTTTGGCATTTCGTTTACTTTGGGATCTTGCTAAAAAAAAATACGGTGCAAAGGCGAAAGATAGAATCGTAGCAACAACCGACAGTTCTAAAGGTGCATTACGTAAAATGTCCGATGAGTTGGGGTTTACCACCTTCTCAATTCCGGATAATGTAGGCGGACGATATTCCGTTTTAACTCCTGTCGGACTTTTTCCGATCGCAGCCGCCGGAGTGGACATATTCGCTTTTTGGGAAGGGTTTTCGGAAGCTGCCGACTTTTTGATCTCGGAAACTTCTCCTCATAAAAATACCGCCTGCATTTATTCAGCTTACAGAAATCTATTTTATAATTCCGGAAAGAAGATAGAAGTGATCGCAAATTATAATCCTTCTATCCGTACTCTAACAGAATGGTGGAAACAATTATTCGGAGAAAGCGAAGGTAAAGAAGGTAAGGGAATTTTTCCCGCTTCCGTAGAACTGACTACGGATCTACATTCTCTTGGCCAATATCTGCAAGAAGGAGAACGAAATATTTTCGAGACGGTACTGTATTCCAAAAACACCGCAGCAAAAGTTTTAATTCCTAAAGACGGCGACGATCTGGATGGTCTGAATTTTTTAGCTTCCAAAAATTTGGAAGAAGTGAACTTACAGGCATTTCTTGGTACTCTTGTGGCGCACTCGGAAGGGGGAATACCTTGTTTGGAGATCTTATTTTCAGACACAGGCCCGAATAGTTTAGGCCAAATGATGTATTTTTTCGAATTAGCATGCGGAGTTTCAGGAAATGTATTGGGTGTAAATCCATTCGATCAACCTGGAGTGGAAGCGTATAAAAAAAATATGTTCGCATTACTCGGAAAACCAGGGTTTGAAAATTTAAGGGAATCTCTTCGCAAAAAAGGGGTCTAA
- a CDS encoding uracil-DNA glycosylase family protein — translation MNDSKKFKNHLDTLIHCRLCPDMVGKPVHGGIPGAKIMSIGQAPGIHEEKFGRPFAYTAGKTLFKWFSSIGIEEEIYRSKVNMAAVCRCFPGKAKSGDRKPNPFEVKNCSRYIRFEVEFNRPELIIPIGKLAIDQLMEDQKYKLDDVIGKKFKKNFYGVELDWIPLPHPSGLNVWNHSAEAKILIAKSLDLIRKHPAIKREFFSKKKDLSPN, via the coding sequence ATGAACGATTCCAAAAAATTCAAAAACCATTTAGATACATTAATTCATTGCAGACTCTGTCCTGACATGGTGGGCAAACCGGTGCATGGCGGTATTCCCGGGGCAAAAATTATGAGCATAGGCCAGGCTCCGGGCATCCATGAAGAAAAATTCGGAAGACCATTCGCTTACACGGCCGGAAAAACCTTATTCAAATGGTTTTCTTCCATAGGAATAGAAGAAGAGATATACAGATCTAAAGTGAATATGGCTGCGGTTTGTAGATGTTTTCCTGGCAAAGCAAAAAGTGGAGATAGAAAACCGAATCCATTCGAAGTGAAAAATTGTTCCAGATATATTCGTTTCGAAGTGGAATTTAATCGACCTGAATTGATTATCCCGATAGGCAAATTAGCGATCGATCAATTAATGGAGGATCAAAAATACAAACTCGACGATGTCATCGGTAAAAAGTTTAAGAAAAACTTTTATGGAGTGGAATTAGATTGGATCCCTTTGCCTCATCCTTCCGGATTAAATGTTTGGAATCATTCCGCGGAAGCAAAGATACTGATCGCAAAATCCTTGGATTTGATCCGAAAACACCCCGCAATCAAAAGGGAATTTTTTTCTAAAAAGAAAGATCTAAGCCCGAATTAG
- a CDS encoding STAS domain-containing protein yields the protein MADTPWNLDSKDFDHDAPELGVFLDKDNIPDGLPKEAVVVKISGEINLYSAQIMKERFFHLLDRGFIYLLVNMESVKYIDSSGLGVFMATHSRLVKSGKGGIAVFSPSSQVNKILELTKLKSLIRVGSTSNEAWKLLAP from the coding sequence ATGGCAGATACTCCTTGGAACCTGGACAGTAAAGATTTCGATCATGACGCACCTGAGTTAGGTGTATTTCTAGACAAGGACAATATTCCGGACGGTCTTCCCAAAGAAGCAGTGGTGGTAAAAATTTCGGGTGAGATCAATTTATATTCAGCCCAGATCATGAAAGAAAGATTCTTTCATCTACTCGATCGTGGATTCATTTATCTTTTAGTGAATATGGAAAGTGTGAAGTACATAGATTCTTCCGGACTGGGAGTTTTTATGGCAACACATTCCAGACTAGTCAAAAGCGGCAAGGGTGGAATTGCGGTGTTCTCCCCTTCTTCCCAAGTGAATAAAATTTTAGAACTTACCAAATTAAAAAGTCTGATCCGAGTCGGCAGTACTTCCAACGAAGCATGGAAACTTTTAGCGCCTTGA